A single window of Anopheles moucheti chromosome 2, idAnoMoucSN_F20_07, whole genome shotgun sequence DNA harbors:
- the LOC128298513 gene encoding alkaline phosphatase-like: protein MSSWVSCVVLVLLAVAAIRGSTIPEARRHVDPHDRQSPRPDRKAAVAAVPVYDAAEEETEYWHTTAQKLLEDHTALPKTDRRAKNVIFFIGDGMSLTTVAATRMYLGNENVSLSFEQFPYFGLTKTYCVNRQVADSACTATSYLSGVKINYAMLNVAASVRRTTCEYDHEATEFTGLMHWAQQAGKRTGVVTTTRITHASPAGAYASSADRDWEDDSEINADCPTTPAENKPKDIATQLVHGTVGKHLNVVLGCGRRHFLPKTTVDEDNRSGTRSDGVNLIDEWKEVHSGMGEAQYVSDKPSLMEAAKSKKLDYLLGLFDSSHCLYNLEIDDMQVGDRKPKLTEMVDAALSLLEDSEKGYVLFVEGGLIDTAHHSNRPRLSLEETNEFHKAIDMARKRTSEEDTLIVVSSDHSHTLMFNGYPTRGSDILGIGDVSDVDRLPYTTLSYANGEGFYQTYVDGNPAQRIDISSYDFSSYRQRYLATVPLSSETHGGEDVGVYASGPGAHLFSGNTEQNVLPMLMAYAANIGEEFGWVTNDNEQTGDEDDDGAASMMSISHLLLMCLALVGTFARQLYRVA, encoded by the exons atgtccaGTTGGGTGAGTTGCGTGGTGCTTGTTTTGCTAGCGGTTGCAGCTATCCGCGGCTCTACCATTCCCGAAGCGAGGCGCCATGTCGATCCGCACGACCGACAGAGTCCCCGACCGGACCGTAAAGCTGCAGTAGCTGCTGTACCGGTGTACGATGCGGCCGAAGAAGAAACAGAATATTGGCACACGACAGCTCAGAAACTGCTGGAAGATCATACCGCACTCCCGAAAACTGATCGCCGTGCCAAGAATGTGATATTCTTTATCGGTGATGGTATGTCCCTAACGACGGTGGCTGCCACCCGAATGTATCTGGGCAACGAGAATGTTTCCCTGTCCTTCGAGCAGTTCCCGTACTTCGGACTCACGAAAACCTACTGCGTCAATCGGCAGGTTGCCGATTCGGCTTGTACGGCCACCTCTTATCTGTCCGGGGTGAAGATCAACTATGCAATGCTGAATGTAGCGGCCAGCGTCAGACGTACCACCTGCGAGTACGATCACGAAGCGACGGAGTTTACGGGTTTGATGCATTGGGCGCAACAAGCTGGAAAGAGGACAGGTGTCGTCACGACTACGCGCATAACGCATGCCAGCCCGGCCGGTGCGTACGCCAGCAGTGCCGATCGGGACTGGGAAGATGACAGTGAGATCAATGCCGATTGTCCAACGACACCGGCCGAAAACAAACCCAAGGACATTGCGACCCAGCTCGTGCACGGCACTGTCGGTAAGCATCTGAACGTGGTGCTGGGTTGTGGTCGTCGCCATTTCCTTCCCAAAACAACAGTCGATGAGGATAACAGAAGTGGAACGCGGTCGGATGGCGTTAATCTCATCGACGAATGGAAGGAGGTACACAGCGGTATGGGTGAGGCACAGTACGTGTCCGACAAGCCGAGCCTAATGGAAGCGGCCAAGTCGAAGAAGCTGGACTATCTGTTGGGTCTGTTCGATAGCAGTCACTGTCTGTACAACTTGGAGATCGACGATATGCAGGTCGGCGATCGGAAACCCAAGCTGACGGAAATGGTGGACGCTGCGTTGAGCCTGCTGGAAGACAGCGAGAAGGGCTACGTGCTGTTTGTGGAGGGTGGTTTAATCGATACGGCTCATCATTCCAACCGGCCGCGCCTTTCGCTGGAGGAAACGAACGAATTCCACAAGGCGATCGATATGGCCCGCAAGCGGACGAGCGAGGAAGATACGCTTATTGTGGTTTCGTCGGACCACAGCCATACGCTCATGTTCAACGGATATCCG ACCCGTGGAAGTGATATTTTGGGCATTGGTGACGTCAGCGATGTTGACCGACTACCGTACACAACGCTCAGCTACGCCAATGGCGAGGGGTTCTACCAAACGTACGTCGATGGCAACCCTGCCCAACGCATCGACATTAGCAGCTACGACTTCAGCAGCTATCGGCAGCGTTATCTGGCCACCGTACCACTGTCGTCGGAAACGCACGGTGGCGAAGATGTCGGTGTGTACGCCAGCGGTCCGGGTGCCCATCTGTTCAGCGGTAACACGGAACAGAACGTGCTGCCGATGCTGATGGCATACGCCGCCAACATCGGGGAAGAGTTTGGCTGGGTGACGAACGATAATGAGCAAACCggcgatgaagatgatgatggtgctgccAGCATGATGTCTATTTCGCACCTGCTGCTCATGTGTCTAGCACTGGTTGGAACATTCGCTCGGCAGCTGTACCGGGTAGCGTAG